A region of the Vibrio tubiashii genome:
AACGCAAGTGCGGGTTCACCGTTCTTGAATGCTTCACTGCGAGTATCATGACAGTCTGCACAACCGATAGGGTTGTTAATTTGGTCACCTAAACGAGCCCATTTGCCTTTAAAGTAACCATCTTCACCACGTTCATCGATCACGCGACCTACGTCTGGGCTTTTACAGCTCCAACATGCCATTGGCATTGGCCCGGAAGTTTCATCTTGCGGAGCACCAGTACGCAATGTTTGGCGCACATCATCAACGGCGTAAAAGTGGCCACGAGCCTTGTTGTAATCTTTAGCGAAACCATAGCCAGCCCACAAAATCACCATATTTGGATCTTCTGCAAGCGCGTCTTCGATATGTTCGCTTTCTGAGGTGGCTTTCCAAGAGTGGTATTGATCAGGGTGCTGTTGCTCATACGCATCGTTGCGAGGATCAATTAAGCCTTTTTCTTCGGATGCAGCAAAGCTTGTGACACTCATCAGTGAAGTGGCCACAATTGCTAATGCTGCAGCGGATTTTGGTATCCAATGCAATTTATTCACAGTGCTATCTCCGTATTCTGTTTTTTATTAGCAGCGTTGTGAACTGGCTATATTCCAAACTAAGAACTGGAGAACTGAAATAGATTGTAATAAATAGAAATAAAATAAATAACTTAGTAATAATGCTTAATTGTTCAAGATCAATTTTACCTAGTGATCCAGCTCAAATTCACTCTTATATAACCCTAAAGGGGTACTTATTGTATGGCGGAGAGTAAAATGAAAACTATTATCATCAATGACTTACAATATTTCCCTTTGTATTTATAGGGTGATTGAGATCGAATTTTGAGCAGTTTTGCCTACCCCTTAAGTGTAGGGAGAGTAATATATTAATTGATAGCGTTGTGGCTTTTCCAAAATAAGAATTGATCTCATTTGATGTGCTTTAAGCGCATTGAAGGATTTTAATTTTTAACCGTATTTTTAATTTGTTGATTGTTTTACGAATTAGTACGGAATAAGGAAAGGATAATATGGGCAATATAAAGTTGGCCATAGTCATAATGCTTAAATCACTTCTAGCATTTTGCCTCTATGGTTATTCTCTTCATGCCGTAGCCGACACTTCAACAGTGCAGTCTGAAGACAAATCCGCACGCCATGAAGTCACGCTTATCCGTGACAAGGATTATAAGTGTATCCAATGTCATAAGGATTCGCAGCAGACCATCCATCAAACACACACCACTGAGAAATTTGAGCAGATCGGCAAAACGCTGAACTGTACCACCTGTCACGGCAACATTGGGCCTGACCATCGTGAAGGGGCGCCAGTCGTGACTAAGTACGCGCCAGCTCAATCACAGGTGGGAAGTGACAAGGTGCAAATGCCGCATCAGGGAATACTCGATGCGAATAGCCAGTGTACCAACTGTCATACTTCAGAGCGGTTACATAAAGCGAGCTGGACGCATGACGTGCATGCCAAAAATCTTACCTGTTCAAATTGCCACAATGTTCACGCTGAGAAAAAGTCGAAAATTCTTAGCCTAGAACGTAAGGACAAAATCAAGATGTGCGTGGATTGTCACTCGGATATCACCCAGCTAAAAGAAGAGGAGAAGTAGTATGAGTTGCTCAAGACGAAACTTCTTAACTGGCGCAGGCGCAGTTATCTTCACTACGGGTGTGGCGGGAACCGCTGTTATCAGTAGTCGAAAAACACTCGCAAATGTTGAACAAGATGGTAATAAGCTTTACGGAATGGTTCATGATGAAACCGCTTGTATTGGTTGTACCGCTTGTACGGATGCTTGTCGTGATGTGAATAAGGTTCCTGAAGGCGTATCACGCCTCGAAATTATACGCAGCGAACCACAGGGTGAGTTCCCGAATGTTGATTACCGTTTTACCCGCAAATCTTGTCAGCATTGTGAAAATCCTCCTTGCGTCTATGTCTGCCCAACAGGTGCGGCGTACAAAGATGAGAAAACAGGTATTGTTGATGTCCACAAAGAGAAATGCGTTGGCTGTGGCTACTGTTTAGCTGCTTGTCCGTATCAAGTGCGTTTCTTTAATCCTGAAGATCACTCGGCTGATAAATGTAACTTCTGCCGCGATACCAACCTTGCCAAGGGCAAATTACCTGCTTGTGTTGAGTCTTGCCCAACCAAGGCGCTGATATTTGGAGACCTCAACGATCCAAATAGCGAAATTAACCAAGTGTTAAACAGCGAAGTCGTTTATCGAGACAAGGCACACTTAGGCACTAAGCCTAAATTGTACAAAGTGCCTCATCAGAAAGGGGAGGTTTAATCATGACTGGTTTTGAAAGTGCATTCCACTTTGACTCCCTGGTGTGGGATTGGATTATTGCGGTTTACCTGTTTTTAGCGGGTATGTCTGCAGGAGCGGTAATGATTGCGCTTTATCTAAGGCGCAAAGTGATTGAAGGGGATCCGGCGAAAAACGGGATCTTGAAGGCGATGGCATGGCTAGCGCCATTTGGCATCATTTCGGGTCTAACGATCTTGATTTTCCACCTGACCAAACCTTTGGAGTTCTGGAAGATCATGATTTACTTCAATATGAACTCCGTGATGTCGATGGGGGTTATCCTATTCCAGGTCTACATGGTCGTCTTGTTTATCTGGATTGGTATTCTGTTCCGTCATCAAATTATCGGTTTTGCTGAAGGTAAACTGCCTAGCAAGTTGCTCGATTTTGTCGATGGATTCTTAATTAAATCAGGCAAATACAACAACGCGATTGAACTCTTTTTAGGCTTCCTTGCGGTTGTTCTTGCTGCTTATACTGGCTTCCTGCTTTCAGCATTGAAAACATACCCAATGCTGAACAATCCAGTGTTGCCAATTTTGTTCTTGTTCTCCAGCCTTTCATCTGGAGCGGCTGCTTGTTTGATGTTTGGCATCTTGGTTTTCAAAGAGTCAGCGACAAGTCCAAGTGTTTCTTGGGTGCATAGTTTCGAGCGACCTGTGGTGCTGTTTGAGCTGTTCGTGCTCGTTACCTTCTTTACCGGGCTTATTTTTAGCGGTGGTCAGAATGAAGTTGCGGCTTGGAATGCGATCGGTGGCGGCTTCTGGTCGAACTGGTTCTGGTTTGGGGTAGTGTTAATTGGCATGCTGTTACCTTTGACGCTTAATGCGGTTGCGCCAAAAGAGACACGCCACAATGGTGGGTATATCTTTATGGTGACCACTTTAAGCTTGGTCGGTGTGCTTATGCTACGAACCTTTATCCTCTATGCAGGCCAGATGACGGTAGTGTAAGTATGGTCGGAGAGCTAGGACACTTTGCATTAGTCTGGGTCGCGGTTTCAAGTTCGCTTATCTCGGCGGCTTATGCATGGAACAAATGGCAACAGCGAAGTGCCACTCTCTCTTTATCATTGTTAGCAAGGCTTAATGGCGTTGTTGCGTCGTTAAGTCTTGTCCTTCTTGGCTACCTATTTGTTAGTGATCAGTTCCAGTTTCATTATGTCGCCTCTCACTCGAACACAGCGTTGCCTGATTTTTTCAAAATTGCAGCGGTGTGGGGAGGTCACGAAGGCTCGATGCTATTTTGGGTGTTCACTCTAGCTATCTGGTCGGCCTGTATCTCTTTTGTTCAACAGACTTGCAAAAAATACCTTGATGATGTGCTGTGGGTGATGCAGTTGTTTATCGCAGCGTTTGGCTGGTTTACCCTGATCGCTTCTAATCCATTCTCTTATTCTGAAGTTTGGTTAGAGCAAGGTCGAGATCTCAATCCGATGCTGCAAGATATCGGATTGATCTTCCATCCACCGCTGCTCTATCTAGGCTATATCGGGTTTTCTACCGTGTTGGCGTTTGCCCTCGCTGCACTAATGCAAGAAACGTTCGTCGATGATTGGGTAAAGCTAGCAACTCCTTGGGCAATATCCGCATGGGCATTTTTGACCTTAGGTATCTTGGTCGGATCTTGGTGGGCTTATAATGAACTGGGCTGGGGAGGCTGGTGGTTCTGGGATCCTGTTGAAAATGCATCACTTTTGCCGTGGTTAACAGGGACTGCATTACTGCACGCTTTACTTGCGGCTAGTCGCTATCAGCAGCAGCGAAGAACTGCTCTAGCACTAGCATTGGTAACTTTTAGCCTGAGTATTCTAGGCACTTTTATCGTGCGCTCTGGCGTACTGACATCAGTACACGCTTTTGCGGTGGATCCCGGTAAAGGTCTGGCTTTGTTAGCCATTCTTGCTGTGACCTTGATTGGTTCATTTGCCTTGCTGTTTGAGCGAGGCGAGGCCATCAAGAGTCAACACGTTCAATCGCTCTTTGGCCGCAGTTATCTTGCCATCGCTTCTGTCGGCATGCTTGCGGTGGCGACGTTTACTGTTTTTCTCGGTACTTTCTACCCTATGGTGTATGAACTTGTAGGGTTAGGCTCGGTATCGGTTGGTGCTCCCTATTTTAATACCTTGTTCTTACCTTTAGTTCTGCTTGCTCTCATTGGTATGGGGTTGGTTCCATTACTTAAGTGGCATAAAGGCAGTCACTATTCCAAACAGCAGATCGTCTTGTTATTTATCACGTCTATGCTCATCGGCACGGTGATGTATTGGTTGCAAGATATGTGGTTCTCGTTAGCAGTCTCTGTGGTCTGGGGGCTAGGGGCTTGGGTGATAATCAGTCACTTGTTATTGGTGGTGAAGCAGCAAAAGCTTACCTTTATGGTGCTTGCTCACATTGGTCTGGCGATGAGCAGTATTGGCGCAGTGATGAATGCAGAGCATTCTTTCGAAGTGAACCATAAAATGGCTGCAGGTAGCACTTTGGAATTTGGTGAGTGGCAAGTCGAGTACCTTGATACTCATTGGGTTATTGGCCCTAACTATAGCGCTGAACAGGCGGAATTGAAGTTCTCCTCCGAACAGCGAAGCTTTACCCTGATACCAGAGCGTCGTCATTATCCCGTTCGAGTGATGAATATGAGTGAACCTGCAATCCGGCCATTTTGGCATGGTGACTACTATGTCACGCTAGGTAGTAAAGTTGATGCTGATTCTTATGCGGTCAAGATCCAATATAAGGCGTATATCAGTTGGATTTGGGGCGGGGCGCTAGTCGCTATGCTCGGTGCTGTGTTACCTTTTCTCTCTCGTCGACGAAAGGAAGTGGCTCATGGCTTTATCAAGCAAGCATAAAATTACCCTCTTTAGCGTGGTTTTATTGGGCTTTATTGGCTTTCTTGTCGCAGGGCTTAACACCCAGCAGTTTGGTCCTGCGTCCCAGCCCGTGGTTAGGCAGTTTCCAACACAATCAATAGCGCTGCTTATGAAGCAGGAACAAGCGCAAAGCACGCAGCTATTCCGCCATGAATATCAGCTAGTGAATGTATGGGCATCATGGTGTGGCGTATGTCGTAAAGAACATGCTTACCTTAATCAGCTTGCGAAACTCGGCATTCCTATCATTGGATTAAATTACCGTGATCAACGTTCAGGTGCGGTGAACTATCTTGGCCAGCTTGGTAATCCCTATAGTGACATTATGTTCGACCCCAAAGGCGTGC
Encoded here:
- the nrfB gene encoding cytochrome c nitrite reductase pentaheme subunit yields the protein MGNIKLAIVIMLKSLLAFCLYGYSLHAVADTSTVQSEDKSARHEVTLIRDKDYKCIQCHKDSQQTIHQTHTTEKFEQIGKTLNCTTCHGNIGPDHREGAPVVTKYAPAQSQVGSDKVQMPHQGILDANSQCTNCHTSERLHKASWTHDVHAKNLTCSNCHNVHAEKKSKILSLERKDKIKMCVDCHSDITQLKEEEK
- the nrfC gene encoding cytochrome c nitrite reductase Fe-S protein, whose protein sequence is MSCSRRNFLTGAGAVIFTTGVAGTAVISSRKTLANVEQDGNKLYGMVHDETACIGCTACTDACRDVNKVPEGVSRLEIIRSEPQGEFPNVDYRFTRKSCQHCENPPCVYVCPTGAAYKDEKTGIVDVHKEKCVGCGYCLAACPYQVRFFNPEDHSADKCNFCRDTNLAKGKLPACVESCPTKALIFGDLNDPNSEINQVLNSEVVYRDKAHLGTKPKLYKVPHQKGEV
- the nrfD gene encoding cytochrome c nitrite reductase subunit NrfD — its product is MTGFESAFHFDSLVWDWIIAVYLFLAGMSAGAVMIALYLRRKVIEGDPAKNGILKAMAWLAPFGIISGLTILIFHLTKPLEFWKIMIYFNMNSVMSMGVILFQVYMVVLFIWIGILFRHQIIGFAEGKLPSKLLDFVDGFLIKSGKYNNAIELFLGFLAVVLAAYTGFLLSALKTYPMLNNPVLPILFLFSSLSSGAAACLMFGILVFKESATSPSVSWVHSFERPVVLFELFVLVTFFTGLIFSGGQNEVAAWNAIGGGFWSNWFWFGVVLIGMLLPLTLNAVAPKETRHNGGYIFMVTTLSLVGVLMLRTFILYAGQMTVV
- a CDS encoding heme lyase CcmF/NrfE family subunit, whose product is MVGELGHFALVWVAVSSSLISAAYAWNKWQQRSATLSLSLLARLNGVVASLSLVLLGYLFVSDQFQFHYVASHSNTALPDFFKIAAVWGGHEGSMLFWVFTLAIWSACISFVQQTCKKYLDDVLWVMQLFIAAFGWFTLIASNPFSYSEVWLEQGRDLNPMLQDIGLIFHPPLLYLGYIGFSTVLAFALAALMQETFVDDWVKLATPWAISAWAFLTLGILVGSWWAYNELGWGGWWFWDPVENASLLPWLTGTALLHALLAASRYQQQRRTALALALVTFSLSILGTFIVRSGVLTSVHAFAVDPGKGLALLAILAVTLIGSFALLFERGEAIKSQHVQSLFGRSYLAIASVGMLAVATFTVFLGTFYPMVYELVGLGSVSVGAPYFNTLFLPLVLLALIGMGLVPLLKWHKGSHYSKQQIVLLFITSMLIGTVMYWLQDMWFSLAVSVVWGLGAWVIISHLLLVVKQQKLTFMVLAHIGLAMSSIGAVMNAEHSFEVNHKMAAGSTLEFGEWQVEYLDTHWVIGPNYSAEQAELKFSSEQRSFTLIPERRHYPVRVMNMSEPAIRPFWHGDYYVTLGSKVDADSYAVKIQYKAYISWIWGGALVAMLGAVLPFLSRRRKEVAHGFIKQA
- a CDS encoding DsbE family thiol:disulfide interchange protein, with product MALSSKHKITLFSVVLLGFIGFLVAGLNTQQFGPASQPVVRQFPTQSIALLMKQEQAQSTQLFRHEYQLVNVWASWCGVCRKEHAYLNQLAKLGIPIIGLNYRDQRSGAVNYLGQLGNPYSDIMFDPKGVLSLDLGVVGTPETYLVDQNGAIVYKHLGVLNQKVWDKHFADFFASGANS